The following are encoded in a window of Acinonyx jubatus isolate Ajub_Pintada_27869175 chromosome D4, VMU_Ajub_asm_v1.0, whole genome shotgun sequence genomic DNA:
- the CD4H9orf152 gene encoding uncharacterized protein C9orf152 homolog has protein sequence MKGLPCPCPALPHLWWLGSCFMAEGSGTQAPGKGPRLSIQLLRAQYEGLRRQQRAQAHLVVLPKGGYASAPAESMVSAVWINKERRCSLSLEEADPEAEVMLEEADRGCLQVPESPWHKHLEMHRWVQTFHQETGLQVKHKGKLVGSEQRLPQEGDPGSFENNQMTQQGTSILETARHECQEDNVQTKAVGSGLNISIQCPPSIKNPHRSEKPAHYPFPQRKTPRISQAARNLGLYGPA, from the exons ATGAAGGGGTTGCCCTGCccatgccctgccctgccccatttGTGGTGGCTGGGGTCTTGCTTCATGGCTGAGGGCTCGGGGACTCAGGCCCCGGGGAAAGGGCCCCGGCTCAGCATCCAGCTCCTGAGAGCCCAGTACGAAGGCTTGCGTCGGCAGCAGAGGGCCCAGGCCCACCTGGTGGTGCTCCCGAAAG GAGGGTACGCGTCTGCTCCTGCAGAGTCCATGGTCAGTGCTGTTTGGATTAACAAAGAGAGAAGGTGTTCCCTGTCCCTGGAAGAGGCAGATCCTGAAGCAGAGGTGATGCTGGAGGAGGCTGACAGAGGCTGTCTTCAGGTCCCCGAATCTCCATGGCACAAGCACCTAGAGATGCACCGCTGGGTCCAGACCTTCCATCAGGAAACCGGTCTTCAAGTGAAACACAAGGGCAAGCTCGTGGGGTCCGAGCAAAGGCTCCCTCAGGAAGGAGACCCGGGCTCGTTTGAAAACAATCAGATGACTCAGCAAGGGACCAGCATTCTAGAAACAGCCCGGCATGAATGTCAGGAGGACAATGTCCAAACAAAGGCAGTGGGATCTGGCTTAAATATCAGCATTCAGTGCCCTCCTTCTATAAAGAACCCACACAGGTCTGAAAAACCAGCTCACTATCCATTTCCCCAGAGGAAAACTCCCAGGATCTCTCAAGCTGCCAGGAACCTCGGCTTATATGGCCCAGCCTGA
- the LOC113592839 gene encoding uncharacterized protein LOC113592839, with amino-acid sequence MVWVSTGAEMGLSFKRSEVSLGPAHQAAQRRAGTTAEGSWASLLRTEELQMSYGQPAGAGVHPLESKEDPRDETPRVWYAGTAQYPEEICSLSTTRQFTCQSQPGSLSLASKHTGLLLSTPRASKGLIGTKGRGLCALPTGLAGVTFLPCHLLSLSSRGYQDCPSLDQNRKLGPKVSKRTCHSGLSKARKQCSSFLCKCSEH; translated from the exons ATGGTGTGGGTGTCCACCGGAGCAGAGATGGGCCTCTCGTTCAAGAGGAGTGAGGTGTCCTTAGGTCCTGCACACCAGGCTGCCCAGAGAAGGGCAGGAACAACAGCAGAAGGAAGCTGGGCTTCACTCCTGCGCACAGAAGAGCTGCAGATGAGTTACGGGCAGCCAGCTGGAGCAGGGGTACATCCTCTTGAGTCAAAGGAAGATCCCAGGGATGAGACG CCCAGAGTCTGGTACGCGGGAACAGCTCAGTACCCGGAAGAGATTTGTTCTCTCTCTACAACTAGACAGTTCACTTGCCAGTCACAACCCGGGAGCCTGAGCTTAGCAAGCAAGCACACTGGGCTTCTTCTCTCCACGCCACGGGCGAGCAAGGGGCTTATTGGAACAAAGGGCCGGGGGCTCTGTGCCCTTCCTACAGGGCTTGCAGGGGTGACTTTTCTTCCCTGtcacctcctttctctctccagcaGAGGCTACCAGGACTGCCCTTCTTTAGACCAGAATAGGAAACTGGGGCCGAAAGTCAGTAAGCGAACTTGTCACAGTGGTCTCTCCAAAGCCAGGAAGCAATGCTCCTCGTTTCTGTGCAAGTGCTCGGAACACTAA